Proteins encoded in a region of the Rutidosis leptorrhynchoides isolate AG116_Rl617_1_P2 chromosome 9, CSIRO_AGI_Rlap_v1, whole genome shotgun sequence genome:
- the LOC139869148 gene encoding uncharacterized protein has protein sequence MINLRYELSEVVLYDVHDYLKWAFISDKLFSVKYAMDQLDPIFLSPLPCLTIWRKFLPEKVNIFLWRFAIDRLSHRLNLSRRGLQIESNSYVVCKQGVKSLHHTFFLCSLATAVWQGISTWINLPIPSFASWQNIKFD, from the coding sequence ATGATAAATCTTCGTTATGAGCTTTCAGAAGTTGTTCTATATGATGTTCATGACTACCTGAAGTGGGCGTTTATAAGTGACAAGTTGTTTTCGGTAAAATATGCTATGGATCAGTTGGATCCGATTTTTCTCTCTCCTTTGCCTTGTCTAACGATTTGGAGGAAGTTTCTACCCGAGAAGGTTAATATTTTCCTTTGGCGTTTTGCTATCGATAGACTCTCTCATAGACTAAACCTTTCAAGGAGAGGCTTACAGATTGAGTCGAATTCTTACGTTGTTTGTAAGCAAGGTGTCAAGAGCTTGCATCATACGTTTTTCTTGTGTTCATTAGCTACCGCCGTTTGGCAAGGTATCTCTACATGGATCAATTTGCCGATCCCAAGTTTTGCATCGTGGCAAAATATTAAGTTTGATTGA
- the LOC139869147 gene encoding uncharacterized protein, whose product MIFGPFYLVQISDISGYELGGEWDLFNEPQPITEQPFVSLNYMSMNLCGEDFISQEIKSADVELFQNDYFLRNLYYEFEDTLLKVPSSPSSALDFKIPETEINSTGVKETMHFQGKIVKSVSSDSLMYVSEDQVSPNAVKFSEMESKKVYGMRRAFSEGNIKTHITGAHTNETRMQKLSRYRDKKTKRNFERKVKYAYRKKLADSQPRVKGRFVKTEETDVFDNVIKRF is encoded by the exons ATGATATTTGGACCCTTTTATTTGGTTCAGATCTCTGATATATCGGGTTATGAACTTGGGGGCGAATGGGATCTTTTCAACGAGCCACAACCAATAACAGAACAACCGTTCGTTTCCCTTAATTACATGTCTATGAACTTATGTGGAGAAGATTTCATTTCACAAGAAATAAAGTCTGCAGACGTCGAATTGTTCCAAAATGATTACTTTTTGAGAAATCTTTATTATGAATTTGAAGATACCTTGTTGAAAGTACCATCATCGCCCTCGAGCGCCTTGGACTTTAAGATCCCGGAAACAGAAATTAATAGCACTGGTGTGAAAGAAACTATGCATTTTCAGGGAAAAATCGTCAAAAGTGTGAGCTCGGATAGTTTAATGTATGTTAGCGAAGATCAAGTTAGTCCGAACGCCGTTAAGTTTAGCGAAATGGAGTCAAAGAAGGTTTATGGTATGCGCAGGGCCTTCAGTGAAGGAAACATCAAG ACACATATTACTGGGGCCCACACGAATGAAACACGGATGCAGAAGCTCTCGAGATATAGAGATAAGAAGACAAAGAGGAACTTCGAAAGAAAAGTCAAG TATGCTTACAGGAAGAAGTTAGCAGACAGTCAACCGCGAGTTAAAGGAAGGTTTGTCAAAACAGAAGAAACCGACGTTTTTGATAATGTGATTAAACGTTTCTAG